One Candidatus Kapaibacterium sp. genomic window carries:
- a CDS encoding citrate (Si)-synthase yields the protein MSTLLRQRLEGLAPQWQQQLRTVLHDYGSTPIADIRVEQVIGGMRGVPALLCETSLVIPTEGLRIRNIPIADLADRMPEDIFWLLCTGELPSEEERESLRQSLAERAPVPTYVWDALRALPRDSHPMAMLSLGLLAMERESAFRRAFEEGLPRGELWKPLLEDCLMLLGRITTLAAGIYRLRFQNAEPIPPDPGLDWASNFAHMLGLPDPTGQFRDLVRLYLVLHSDHEGGNVSALTGYTVASALSDPFYAVSAGLNGLAGPLHGLANQECLRFLLQTLQTLGSQPSDEALEQYLWDWLNSGHVIPGYGHAVLRVIDPRFTLFQQFAEQYRLQHELITLVNQLFRIVPQVLQRQGKVKNPWPNVDAISGSLLYIYGLQEFEFYTVMFGVSRALGICAQILVHRILGTPIMRPKSLTLQELEQIACSAVASHT from the coding sequence ATGAGCACCCTTCTACGGCAGCGGCTGGAAGGATTGGCCCCGCAGTGGCAGCAGCAGCTCCGCACAGTGCTCCATGACTACGGCAGTACTCCTATCGCGGACATCCGCGTAGAGCAGGTCATCGGCGGTATGCGCGGGGTTCCAGCACTCCTCTGTGAAACCTCACTCGTCATCCCAACTGAAGGGCTCCGCATCCGCAATATCCCGATTGCCGACCTGGCAGACCGCATGCCAGAGGATATCTTCTGGCTCCTCTGCACTGGCGAGCTTCCCTCAGAGGAGGAGCGGGAGTCTCTGCGGCAGAGCTTGGCCGAACGGGCCCCTGTTCCGACGTACGTCTGGGATGCGCTCCGAGCCCTCCCTCGGGACTCGCATCCGATGGCGATGCTGAGCTTGGGCCTGTTGGCGATGGAGCGGGAATCCGCCTTCCGGCGGGCTTTCGAAGAGGGGCTCCCTCGAGGTGAACTCTGGAAGCCCCTGCTGGAGGACTGCCTAATGCTCCTGGGACGTATAACGACGCTGGCAGCCGGCATCTACCGGCTCCGTTTCCAGAATGCTGAGCCTATCCCACCCGACCCCGGGCTGGACTGGGCCTCTAACTTCGCCCACATGCTCGGACTTCCAGACCCCACCGGGCAGTTCCGGGACCTGGTGCGCCTCTACCTCGTCCTCCACAGCGATCACGAAGGCGGCAACGTCAGCGCCCTGACCGGCTACACCGTCGCCTCTGCGCTCTCCGACCCCTTCTATGCCGTCAGTGCCGGCCTCAACGGGTTGGCAGGGCCTCTGCACGGATTAGCAAACCAGGAATGCCTGCGCTTCCTACTGCAGACCCTGCAGACCCTGGGCTCCCAGCCTTCAGACGAGGCCTTAGAGCAATATCTCTGGGACTGGCTCAACAGTGGGCACGTCATCCCGGGCTACGGCCACGCAGTCCTTCGGGTAATTGACCCTCGCTTCACCCTCTTCCAGCAGTTTGCCGAGCAGTACCGCCTCCAGCATGAGCTGATCACCCTCGTCAACCAGCTCTTCCGGATCGTGCCCCAGGTCCTCCAGCGGCAGGGCAAAGTGAAGAACCCATGGCCCAACGTAGACGCTATCTCCGGCTCGCTACTCTACATCTACGGTCTGCAGGAGTTTGAGTTCTACACCGTCATGTTCGGGGTCTCCCGTGCCTTGGGAATCTGCGCCCAGATTCTGGTCCATCGCATCCTCGGCACCCCCATCATGCGGCCGAAGTCCTTGACACTCCAGGAGCTGGAGCAGATAGCCTGTAGCGCCGTCGCCTCCCATACGTAA
- a CDS encoding peroxiredoxin has translation MDRTVAPPFTLTADDGTEAKLESFRGQWVLLLFYPRDFSPVCTEQLCHYRDEWEALELPGVRVFGISPDTVERHREFRRRYAIPFPLLADPQQEVFRRYGMVTLGLLPARGVVVVDPEGIVRYRWKSSLGLRYPKARELRSLLLRLQEGGAPRK, from the coding sequence ATGGACCGCACGGTTGCTCCTCCATTTACACTCACCGCCGACGACGGTACGGAGGCCAAGCTGGAGAGCTTTCGGGGACAGTGGGTGCTGTTGCTCTTCTACCCGCGTGACTTCAGTCCTGTCTGTACGGAGCAGCTCTGCCACTACCGAGATGAATGGGAGGCGTTAGAGCTACCAGGGGTGAGGGTGTTCGGCATTAGTCCCGATACTGTGGAGCGTCATCGGGAGTTTCGTCGCCGGTACGCGATACCGTTCCCGCTCCTCGCTGATCCTCAGCAGGAGGTCTTCCGCCGCTACGGGATGGTGACCTTAGGGCTCCTACCGGCACGCGGTGTCGTAGTTGTGGATCCCGAGGGGATCGTGCGCTATCGGTGGAAGAGCTCATTAGGGCTGCGGTACCCGAAGGCAAGAGAGCTACGAAGTCTTCTTCTGCGACTCCAAGAGGGAGGGGCACCTCGGAAATGA
- a CDS encoding acyl-CoA dehydrogenase family protein, with amino-acid sequence MATAALQDRREALLRHEELEWLRERASEWAEAEIVPEEVVEWLVRRRIFKLFVPKAFGGREESLSSAVRLYEALAEVDGSVAWLVQIGAGGGFFVPSFAPEVAQQFFSADSAVIAGSGTVGGVARRVRGGYRVSGHWRYASGAQYATLFTANARVQETGAVRAFAWLPEQVRLERDWRALGMRATSSWSFTVDDVFVPEGWSFVVGQKLWEPGLPVYDLPFGFFATASIGAVALGLARAFFRELEALEHPAAIRALLPRWRELLEYARYVFHTTVEWAEEGVVAGRLSLEQGQRGEWILREAVWMVRQCVLEALPAAGMAAILEGTAIGRVARDLLTVAQHHALWRPEWRPEVV; translated from the coding sequence ATGGCTACAGCAGCCCTGCAAGACCGGCGAGAGGCACTCCTGAGGCACGAAGAGCTAGAGTGGTTGCGCGAGCGGGCTTCGGAGTGGGCAGAGGCAGAGATAGTGCCTGAGGAGGTTGTGGAGTGGCTCGTGCGGCGGCGAATTTTCAAGCTCTTCGTCCCAAAGGCCTTCGGTGGCAGGGAGGAGAGTCTGAGCAGTGCAGTCCGGCTCTACGAGGCCCTGGCGGAAGTGGATGGCAGCGTGGCGTGGTTGGTGCAGATTGGTGCCGGTGGGGGATTCTTCGTGCCATCGTTTGCGCCGGAGGTAGCCCAACAGTTCTTTTCAGCCGATAGTGCGGTGATCGCTGGTTCGGGAACCGTTGGTGGGGTAGCCCGTCGGGTGCGGGGAGGGTACCGAGTGTCAGGGCATTGGCGGTATGCTAGTGGAGCTCAGTACGCAACGCTCTTCACGGCAAACGCAAGGGTCCAGGAGACCGGTGCCGTGCGGGCGTTTGCGTGGCTACCGGAGCAGGTACGGCTGGAGCGAGATTGGCGCGCGCTCGGCATGCGGGCAACCTCAAGCTGGAGCTTCACCGTGGACGATGTCTTCGTGCCAGAGGGGTGGAGCTTCGTCGTGGGGCAGAAGCTCTGGGAACCGGGGCTGCCAGTGTATGACCTTCCCTTCGGCTTCTTCGCTACCGCTTCGATTGGAGCAGTAGCACTGGGGCTTGCCCGAGCCTTCTTCCGGGAGCTGGAAGCGTTGGAACACCCTGCGGCCATTCGGGCTCTGCTCCCTCGCTGGCGGGAGCTGCTGGAGTACGCTCGGTATGTGTTCCACACAACGGTAGAGTGGGCGGAAGAGGGCGTGGTAGCAGGGAGACTGAGTCTAGAGCAGGGGCAGCGTGGTGAGTGGATACTTCGGGAGGCCGTCTGGATGGTCAGGCAGTGTGTGCTCGAGGCGCTGCCGGCGGCTGGGATGGCGGCGATTCTGGAGGGGACCGCGATTGGACGGGTAGCACGGGATCTCCTCACGGTAGCTCAGCACCACGCGTTGTGGCGGCCGGAGTGGAGGCCTGAGGTAGTATGA
- a CDS encoding ABC transporter permease, whose protein sequence is MRWAERAASSALFRLLGRRLFRAAGGGFFRFSRVVAFGSVFLGSMALMLALAILEGFQRTLYEQSLRFTWHVQVRTFGGHLFFYEPVVERLQQEFPGATVAAVREQEALLRTAVGVEGVVLRALSLAPSRVPVGFQIVDGRGDFSSDTASEVLVGQALARRLELVPGDTVLVITAQRQGGNVLPLLKRLRVVGVYRSGLTKYEELYAYLPFGRAGRLWEVPELAATGVDLLLPTAEAIREAPQRIEQLLGVPFYALSLYELHQPLFAWIELQRVPIPLVLGLMTLVAVFNVLTFLVLLVVEKARSFAILQVLGLSPRQIRWFLLRQGTGLSFAGAAAGCAVAGAFAWVQTQWGIIRLEGALYYLDTLPIAVLWWQPVVVIAAAVGLAVLASVVPSAVARRLPVVALLHFR, encoded by the coding sequence ATGAGGTGGGCTGAAAGGGCAGCGTCATCCGCACTCTTTCGCCTGTTAGGTCGCCGCCTATTTCGAGCAGCGGGGGGCGGCTTCTTTCGCTTCTCTCGCGTCGTTGCCTTCGGTAGCGTCTTCCTGGGGAGCATGGCGCTCATGCTGGCCCTCGCCATCCTGGAGGGCTTCCAGCGGACGCTCTACGAGCAATCGCTGCGGTTTACGTGGCACGTCCAAGTGCGGACGTTCGGCGGACACCTATTCTTCTACGAGCCGGTGGTGGAGCGATTGCAGCAGGAGTTTCCAGGTGCTACGGTTGCCGCAGTGCGGGAGCAGGAGGCGTTGTTACGCACAGCAGTCGGTGTTGAAGGAGTAGTGTTGCGAGCACTGAGCTTGGCACCAAGTCGGGTGCCAGTGGGATTCCAGATTGTGGACGGCCGTGGGGACTTCAGCTCTGACACGGCTTCCGAAGTGCTGGTCGGGCAAGCCCTGGCCCGTCGGCTGGAGCTGGTTCCAGGAGATACGGTGCTCGTCATCACTGCACAACGCCAAGGGGGCAATGTCCTGCCGCTGCTGAAACGGCTCAGAGTTGTCGGAGTCTACCGCAGCGGGTTGACGAAGTACGAGGAATTGTATGCCTACCTCCCCTTCGGACGGGCAGGCCGGTTATGGGAGGTGCCAGAACTAGCTGCAACAGGGGTTGATCTCCTGCTTCCGACTGCGGAGGCGATCCGTGAAGCTCCGCAGCGCATTGAGCAGCTTTTAGGGGTTCCGTTCTATGCCCTCAGCCTCTACGAGCTCCACCAGCCGCTCTTCGCCTGGATTGAGCTGCAGCGTGTCCCTATCCCGTTGGTGCTGGGGCTGATGACGCTGGTGGCGGTCTTCAACGTGCTCACCTTCTTGGTGCTCTTGGTTGTAGAGAAGGCCAGGAGCTTTGCTATCCTCCAAGTGTTAGGACTGTCGCCACGGCAGATTCGGTGGTTCTTGTTGCGGCAGGGGACGGGGCTGAGCTTTGCGGGGGCTGCTGCTGGATGTGCAGTAGCAGGGGCATTTGCGTGGGTGCAGACCCAGTGGGGAATCATTCGGTTGGAGGGAGCGCTGTACTACTTAGACACGCTGCCGATAGCGGTTCTCTGGTGGCA